A window of Malania oleifera isolate guangnan ecotype guangnan chromosome 2, ASM2987363v1, whole genome shotgun sequence genomic DNA:
ttgaattttatgcttgtgctataaaaaaaaaaagttcggCAAAAAAGATGGGTCACGAACTTGATTATCAAGACATGTAGGCATATGCTTAAGTTTGATAGTAAATTAAAGGTGGTCAATGAAGCTTTTGCAGTCTTAAAAGAGATtcatgtctttttgtcaaatttcaaaaaaaaaaattataaaattttaaaatctcaaaaaagaaaagtatttctttttttatcaaatctcaaatAAAGTAAAcgtcttttaccaaaaaaaaaagaaaaaacaaccaCAATAGGACTTAGCCTCCaccaaaaaaaatttttaaaaaaaaaatgtacccTATTAGTAATTTTTTTCTCAAGTAAAATCGTAAGGCagtctttatattattaactaaaatatattttaatcgCAACACTTTTAATTAATACAATTGACTTATATTTATTAATTGCATGCagttgctttcatcatcctaaataaatctaaaaatattagtgaatttaaataaaatttgatATAACATGCTAGATCACTATTATTCGTTCTAAAAAATCTCAAGAATTTTTAttcatgatatatggattaatcaAGTACATAATTAGcataaaataagtttaaaataatatatattttttcacaaCTAATAATATTTGGGCTTCAAATGAGTTGACTAATCTTCTGAGGTCTTCCATTAATTTCAATTCTCCAATTCATAACTATTGAATTAATTTAATTGACAACCTTAATTGATAAAAAGTATTAAGTTCTTAATTGTATAAATAAAagtatataaattaaaataaattttagttaaaagcatcatttaacatttttttataagaaaaaatgTAAAGACATTTGAGCTTTGTGAGAACTactattttccaaaaattaataataataataataataataataataataataaatgggtAAAACCGTAAAACCAATTAAGGTCTCGCGTAGCCGGGCGGGGTGGGGTGGGCCCATGGGGAGGAACCTCTTTTTGGGCGCCTCTCGCTACAAATACAGACCCCCACCCCAAAGAACAGCATTGCCCACTCCCTCCTCAAACATCCTCTTCACCATATCTCCTCTCTCACCTTTCTTAATTTCCCTCTGTCTGCAACTCGCACCAGTGCGCGGTCCCCTGCCTCACTCTCCGCTGGATGCTGTTGCTTTGCTTCATTGAGGTAAACATCTCATcctattcatatatatatatacaccagaCACTTGCACTTTCCAAGCTCTGCATTTGTCCTATTTGCTGTTTTGTTATTTATGTGTGTTCAGCAAATATGGGTAGCCATTTATGTCTGTACATGGGCTTTGGAATTTGTTCTTTGTTGGATGGCAACAGAAgtcatattattatatttattagcTGATCATCTTTGATTCTTTATTGGTTTTCCTCATGATTATGACATTGTTCGGTACTCTTCACTTTCTGCAGTGAATCTGGttcctacttcttcttcttctctggtGTCTGCTGGTTCCTGCTGAAAGCCGAATTTATTGAATTCTGCAACTGAAGATGTCAACTCGTGATTCTCTCTGCAAGAGCTTGCCTTTTTCTGCTTTCCCTTTGAAAAGGATTGAAGAAGAGGGCGCGGCCGCTGGGGCTATACTGGCTAGTTCGCTTCGGACAACTCTGTCAGCGGACATCTCGTCGAAGAAATGGCTGGCGCAGAATGGGTTAGCGTCCTCTCCGGTCAAAAAATCTGCATCTTCTGGCGATTTTACGAGGGTCTTCCTAGTGGATTCGTCGTCTTCTTCGTCGGAAGGCGAAGAAGAGTATGATGAAACAGAGTATGAAGAAACAGAGGAATTCATCACGAAGCAAGAGGAGGAGGACAACGACGACGAAAGGCCGGGGCAATTTGATGTCTGGAACTCAATTCTGGCCAAGAAGGCCGAGGATTCCTCAAAATCTGAACCGCTTCCGCCTCCGTACGTTCACCCTCTCGACAAAAGATCGAGCTCCATGAGCGAGAAGAGCCTGGAAATCTGTACCGAGAGTCTCGGATCGGAGAATGGTTCCGAAGGATTCTTCCCATGTCCGCCATGGGAGATGGAGAACACTGAAGAGGATAAGAAAGAAGAGAAACAAGAGAAAGAATCGCAATTTTTCGAAGCGGAGGAAGCGCGAGTCGAGAAGTGTAAGAATTCGCAAACTCCATCCTTCCCTCCGCCCCTTCCTTCCCTGTTTCCAGATAGCAACAGGTCGTCGCTGTGCATGCGCCCCCATCGCGAGAATGGCCGCTTGGTTCTCGAAGCTGTGCCTTCTCCTTCGCAGAACTGCATGCACATCCACCGCCAAGACGGCCGCCTTCTTCTGGGTTTCGCCGGTACTACCCCGCCGGAAAACCAGAACATCAacgaagaagaggaagaagagggagaagaagaggCTGCTGAGGAAATAAAGAAAGAACATGGAGAGCTGGACATGGGAATTGCGATGGGGGAAACACCAAAGCTGGTAAGCGGGGTGATCAATGTGCCAATTCTG
This region includes:
- the LOC131149618 gene encoding protein FAF-like, chloroplastic, coding for MSTRDSLCKSLPFSAFPLKRIEEEGAAAGAILASSLRTTLSADISSKKWLAQNGLASSPVKKSASSGDFTRVFLVDSSSSSSEGEEEYDETEYEETEEFITKQEEEDNDDERPGQFDVWNSILAKKAEDSSKSEPLPPPYVHPLDKRSSSMSEKSLEICTESLGSENGSEGFFPCPPWEMENTEEDKKEEKQEKESQFFEAEEARVEKCKNSQTPSFPPPLPSLFPDSNRSSLCMRPHRENGRLVLEAVPSPSQNCMHIHRQDGRLLLGFAGTTPPENQNINEEEEEEGEEEAAEEIKKEHGELDMGIAMGETPKLVSGVINVPILMKELSSTSTKSGSTPESREVVSFEEDAIAPLPKSLPPRTRVARLIAPPPAAVAAASLFITYEYCWEGPFAHQYYSPIKNNSSNTLIITTSPNAQQHRQLLLLSGNVNIADYIITLFKGFKSHGKPLPCCIATS